The following proteins are co-located in the Brevibacillus laterosporus DSM 25 genome:
- a CDS encoding menaquinone biosynthesis protein, with translation MSKTQLQVGQILYTNTLPVYFYVNLDRFLGKADFIQQYPAQLNRAMAEGIIDVGPISSFSYAEHVDEYVLMPDVCVGAKGPVGSIFLFSKRPIDQLDRAHIALTNTSATSVNLLRVILEKFKGMTPEYTTMRPDIKVMMQEYDASLLIGDEAILARQQDLGYYVYDLGQLWYEHTGYPMTFAVWAIRREAVETHAKLLHQLHEEFVHSKNKSHADCSEIVQYAHKHFGGDVTFWEGYFTGLIHDFTQEQIIGLEHYYACTADLGLLPKPVKVAFWATDNITTMSTS, from the coding sequence ATGAGTAAAACACAACTACAGGTCGGACAGATCTTATATACAAATACGCTTCCTGTCTATTTTTATGTAAATTTAGACCGCTTTTTGGGGAAAGCTGATTTTATCCAGCAATATCCTGCACAATTAAATAGAGCAATGGCGGAGGGAATCATCGACGTAGGTCCTATATCTTCCTTCAGTTACGCTGAACATGTAGATGAATATGTATTGATGCCAGATGTATGTGTTGGTGCTAAAGGTCCTGTAGGTTCTATTTTCTTATTTAGTAAACGCCCGATTGATCAACTGGATCGAGCACATATTGCGTTAACGAATACCTCTGCTACGTCTGTCAATTTGCTACGAGTTATATTGGAAAAATTTAAGGGGATGACTCCCGAATATACCACGATGCGTCCTGATATCAAGGTGATGATGCAAGAATACGATGCTTCCTTGTTAATTGGAGATGAAGCGATTCTAGCTCGTCAGCAGGATTTGGGATATTATGTGTATGATTTAGGGCAGCTTTGGTATGAGCATACAGGGTACCCTATGACGTTTGCTGTATGGGCCATTCGTAGAGAAGCTGTTGAAACACATGCTAAATTGTTACATCAACTTCATGAAGAATTTGTTCATAGCAAGAACAAGAGTCATGCCGATTGTAGTGAAATAGTTCAGTACGCTCATAAGCATTTTGGTGGTGATGTAACTTTCTGGGAAGGTTATTTTACTGGATTAATTCATGATTTTACACAGGAACAAATAATAGGATTGGAACATTACTATGCTTGCACGGCTGATCTTGGTCTATTGCCCAAGCCGGTGAAGGTAGCATTTTGGGCAACAGACAACATTACTACTATGTCAACGAGTTAG
- a CDS encoding demethylmenaquinone methyltransferase → MNTHEQPSKAEYVHSVFESIADEYDRMNNVISFGSHASWRKYTMNQMQVKPGDTCLDVACGTCDWTISLAKTVGPNGKVVGLDFSQNMLNVGAYKVEKEGLSQVQLVNADAMKMPFEDNTFDFVTIGFALRNVPDVQTVLNEMTRVVKPGGKVVSLEVSKPPFMPYRQLFYLYFYKMLPIIAKMVVNKYEEYAWLPQSLTNFPDSKELAEMFKRAGLDHVQVKLFMGGVSALHIGTKNA, encoded by the coding sequence TTGAACACACATGAACAACCATCGAAAGCGGAATATGTACATTCCGTTTTTGAAAGCATCGCGGATGAATATGATCGTATGAATAATGTCATCAGTTTTGGTAGCCATGCATCATGGCGTAAGTATACGATGAACCAAATGCAAGTGAAGCCAGGTGATACTTGCCTGGATGTTGCTTGTGGGACTTGCGATTGGACAATAAGCTTGGCCAAAACAGTAGGTCCTAATGGGAAAGTGGTTGGGCTTGATTTCAGCCAAAATATGTTGAATGTAGGAGCGTACAAGGTTGAAAAGGAAGGGCTAAGCCAGGTGCAATTAGTTAATGCCGATGCGATGAAAATGCCCTTTGAAGATAATACATTTGATTTTGTTACGATTGGGTTTGCTTTACGTAACGTGCCAGATGTACAAACGGTGCTCAACGAAATGACGCGCGTGGTAAAGCCAGGGGGCAAGGTTGTGTCTTTAGAAGTATCAAAGCCACCATTTATGCCATATCGTCAGCTATTTTATCTCTATTTCTATAAAATGCTACCAATTATTGCTAAAATGGTAGTGAATAAGTATGAAGAATACGCTTGGTTACCTCAGTCCCTCACGAATTTCCCTGATAGTAAAGAACTGGCTGAGATGTTTAAAAGAGCGGGGCTTGATCATGTACAGGTAAAATTGTTTATGGGTGGTGTATCTGCCCTGCATATCGGTACAAAAAATGCATAG
- a CDS encoding sugar-binding transcriptional regulator, translating into MDWAEKRELVRVAKLYYFQGLTQAEISKKIGVSRPVISKLLQKAKDAGIVEIIIKDETVNVVEIEQKLEEMFSLDEAIVVPVNGIENQELIKQLVAKEAAMHLSKLAKNVKSIGLSWGTTLYHMVNEYPYERNPEMMVYPLVGGTGRKYVEIHSNQLAYELSKRMGANCEFLYAPALVETVELKEQILQSESIHVLLDQIRKVEIALLGIGFLEESTLFNMGYLKEDEMEELKQNHAVGDIGSRFIDRDGKQINIPLNNRVIGIDLPDLFQIPTVIAVATGLAKVTAITAALRGGYFHKLFIDERTARELLARNDEKGKIEE; encoded by the coding sequence ATGGATTGGGCTGAAAAAAGGGAACTCGTACGCGTCGCTAAACTATATTATTTTCAAGGACTAACACAAGCAGAAATCTCTAAAAAGATCGGGGTTTCCCGCCCTGTTATATCCAAACTCCTACAAAAAGCAAAAGATGCTGGAATTGTAGAGATCATTATTAAAGATGAAACTGTAAACGTAGTGGAGATTGAACAAAAGCTAGAAGAGATGTTCTCTTTAGATGAGGCAATTGTTGTTCCTGTGAACGGAATTGAGAATCAGGAATTAATAAAGCAACTAGTAGCTAAGGAAGCAGCCATGCACCTATCTAAATTAGCTAAAAATGTCAAGAGTATCGGATTATCATGGGGGACCACCCTGTATCATATGGTAAATGAGTACCCATACGAAAGAAATCCAGAAATGATGGTATACCCTCTTGTTGGGGGAACGGGACGCAAATACGTGGAAATCCATTCTAATCAATTAGCCTATGAACTCTCAAAACGAATGGGGGCAAACTGTGAGTTTTTGTATGCGCCAGCGTTGGTAGAAACAGTGGAACTAAAAGAACAGATACTGCAATCGGAATCTATTCACGTTTTACTAGATCAAATTCGTAAGGTAGAGATTGCGTTGTTAGGAATCGGCTTTTTAGAAGAATCAACATTGTTTAACATGGGATATTTGAAAGAAGATGAAATGGAAGAGTTAAAACAAAATCATGCCGTGGGAGATATAGGTTCCCGCTTTATAGACAGAGATGGTAAGCAGATTAATATACCATTGAACAATCGTGTTATTGGTATTGACTTACCAGACCTGTTTCAGATTCCAACCGTAATTGCGGTAGCGACTGGTTTAGCAAAGGTGACAGCAATTACGGCTGCCCTACGTGGTGGTTATTTCCATAAATTATTTATAGATGAGCGCACAGCCAGAGAATTACTTGCTAGAAATGATGAGAAAGGCAAGATTGAGGAGTAA
- a CDS encoding CheR family methyltransferase, producing MEDKDFLQFIALIKKKTGIDLALYKEAQMKRRLTSLRLKRGFNSFVSYFEGLNKDQDLFYEFLDRMTINVSEFFRNPGRWETLENKILPRLYEESRRLKLWSAACSTGEEPYTLSLVLKRKQLLASSSILASDIDEGALAKAKQGIYLERSLQDCPKDLLQKYFHKDQITYRLDQEIKNAVHFKKHNLLAESFDTGFDLIICRNVLIYFTEEAKHELYQKFSRALRPGGVLFVGSTEQIFQPQQYQFEVEDTFFYKKVIKS from the coding sequence GTGGAGGATAAAGACTTCTTGCAATTTATTGCACTCATCAAAAAGAAAACAGGGATAGATCTAGCGCTATATAAAGAGGCACAAATGAAGCGCAGATTAACTTCGTTACGATTAAAGCGGGGGTTTAATAGCTTTGTCTCGTATTTTGAGGGCCTGAATAAAGATCAGGATTTATTTTACGAATTTTTGGATCGGATGACGATAAATGTTTCAGAGTTTTTCCGAAATCCAGGCAGATGGGAGACGCTCGAAAATAAAATTTTGCCAAGATTGTATGAGGAATCCCGCCGTTTGAAGCTGTGGAGTGCAGCGTGCTCTACAGGAGAAGAACCGTATACACTGTCACTTGTGTTAAAAAGAAAGCAATTACTGGCGTCCTCTAGCATTTTGGCTAGTGATATTGATGAGGGAGCGCTGGCAAAAGCGAAGCAGGGAATATATCTTGAGCGTTCCCTACAAGATTGCCCGAAAGATTTATTACAAAAATATTTTCATAAAGACCAGATCACCTATCGTCTGGATCAAGAAATCAAAAATGCCGTGCACTTTAAAAAGCATAATCTGCTAGCGGAGTCGTTTGATACAGGCTTTGATTTAATTATCTGCCGAAATGTCTTGATTTACTTTACAGAAGAAGCGAAACATGAGCTATATCAAAAGTTTAGTCGTGCCCTTCGCCCTGGTGGCGTATTGTTCGTAGGCAGTACAGAGCAAATTTTCCAACCACAGCAATATCAGTTTGAGGTAGAAGATACGTTTTTTTATAAAAAGGTTATAAAATCATAA
- the lpdA gene encoding dihydrolipoyl dehydrogenase, producing MNTYDIIVIGGGPGGYVAAIRASKEGKKVALVEQGHLGGTCLNRGCIPSKALLKHAEIIHAIRDASKYGVEVGEMTLSLPKMMQRKNQVINQLRGGIAHLLRTGKIDVYQGKGEIQPDKTVVITGDKPESIKARSIIIATGSSPTVPPIEGLDQVLYHTSDTIFDIEEIPASLAIVGGGVIGVEFASIFESLGTKVTIIEMADRILATEDEMASQLLTKHLRKIGVTIITKAKVTAVKAHDSQKQLIIYNEAGAKQDVVADQILVAIGRRPNLSASANLSLDTEGPFIKVNTRMETSVPDIYAVGDVIGNWQLAHVASAEGIVAAMNATGQARDMDYRSVPRCMYTYPEIASVGLSEREAIEKGFQVKTSVYQLAVNGKALASDHTEGFVKLIADEVYGEILGAVMVGPHVTEMISQISAYMQLEGTVEEMANLIFPHPTVSETLLEAASDWLGKGIHS from the coding sequence ATGAATACCTACGATATCATTGTCATCGGAGGAGGGCCGGGCGGATATGTAGCAGCCATTCGCGCGTCAAAAGAAGGCAAGAAGGTGGCACTTGTGGAGCAGGGGCATCTAGGAGGAACCTGCTTGAACCGAGGATGCATTCCATCCAAAGCATTACTAAAGCATGCTGAAATTATTCATGCCATTAGGGATGCTTCCAAATACGGGGTTGAGGTAGGAGAAATGACGCTCTCCTTGCCAAAAATGATGCAGAGAAAAAATCAGGTTATCAATCAGCTTCGTGGGGGAATCGCTCATCTATTACGAACCGGAAAAATCGATGTATACCAAGGTAAGGGTGAGATTCAACCAGATAAAACCGTGGTAATTACGGGTGATAAACCAGAGAGTATCAAAGCGAGGTCAATTATTATTGCGACGGGCTCCTCTCCGACTGTACCTCCAATTGAGGGCTTAGATCAGGTACTTTATCACACAAGCGATACCATTTTTGATATAGAGGAAATTCCTGCGTCACTTGCAATTGTTGGCGGTGGTGTCATTGGTGTAGAGTTTGCCAGCATCTTTGAGAGTTTGGGAACAAAAGTAACAATCATTGAAATGGCAGATCGCATTTTGGCTACAGAGGATGAAATGGCTTCCCAGTTATTAACCAAACATTTGCGCAAAATTGGGGTTACGATTATAACGAAAGCAAAGGTAACAGCGGTTAAAGCCCATGACTCGCAAAAACAGCTTATTATCTATAATGAAGCTGGAGCAAAGCAGGATGTTGTAGCAGACCAGATTTTAGTAGCGATTGGGCGTCGACCAAATTTGTCGGCTTCTGCTAATCTGTCACTTGATACGGAGGGTCCATTTATTAAAGTAAATACTCGTATGGAAACGAGTGTTCCAGATATATATGCAGTAGGTGACGTAATTGGTAATTGGCAGCTGGCTCATGTAGCAAGTGCAGAAGGAATTGTAGCTGCCATGAATGCGACGGGTCAAGCTAGAGACATGGATTACCGTAGCGTACCTCGATGCATGTACACCTATCCTGAGATAGCAAGTGTAGGGCTAAGCGAACGTGAAGCAATAGAAAAAGGTTTTCAGGTAAAAACGTCTGTTTACCAACTTGCGGTAAACGGCAAGGCCTTAGCAAGCGACCATACAGAGGGATTTGTAAAACTGATTGCAGATGAGGTCTATGGGGAAATACTGGGAGCTGTGATGGTTGGGCCGCATGTTACCGAGATGATTTCACAAATCTCTGCCTATATGCAGTTGGAAGGTACGGTTGAAGAAATGGCAAATTTGATTTTTCCACATCCAACTGTATCGGAAACATTACTTGAAGCAGCAAGTGACTGGCTAGGTAAAGGTATACATTCGTAA
- a CDS encoding heptaprenyl diphosphate synthase component 1: MGTDRNAYSQELKAIIEEIQGRIQQTYIQQYVDVPAMAENRLALLFFFLHENGFTKERAHLLSVATGLVQLGIDTHETVRNHYEKTLVSERNRQLTVLAGDYYSSLYYNMLADANEIEAIQILSVGNQLAHEMKMKLYIAQKDNKLTQETYLSLRKKIDTALYVAFVDKYATSDSVREFWTSLFEQTSAFEQLIGEWEQLQWQEQAPSGLTQFLLQKPGSTITNVVEMIEGKVMELLHICEQLIVTLKSGETQSELAWVTSRYTNRVQRLKRAEEM; the protein is encoded by the coding sequence ATGGGCACAGATCGAAATGCATATTCACAGGAATTAAAAGCTATCATCGAAGAAATTCAAGGTCGAATACAACAAACATATATTCAACAATATGTGGATGTCCCAGCCATGGCTGAAAATCGACTCGCTCTCTTATTCTTCTTTTTACATGAGAACGGCTTCACCAAAGAACGAGCTCATCTGCTCTCGGTAGCGACTGGGTTAGTACAATTAGGCATTGATACACATGAAACAGTACGGAATCATTATGAAAAAACTCTGGTTTCCGAACGTAATAGACAGTTGACTGTTCTAGCGGGGGATTATTACAGTAGTCTTTATTATAATATGCTCGCAGACGCTAATGAAATTGAAGCTATCCAGATTTTGTCTGTCGGTAACCAACTTGCTCACGAAATGAAAATGAAGCTATATATTGCTCAAAAAGACAATAAATTAACACAGGAGACGTATCTTAGCTTGCGCAAAAAGATTGATACGGCTCTTTATGTAGCTTTTGTAGACAAATATGCAACAAGTGACTCTGTACGCGAATTTTGGACTAGCTTGTTTGAACAGACCTCAGCTTTTGAACAACTGATCGGGGAATGGGAGCAGTTACAGTGGCAAGAGCAAGCACCTAGTGGTTTGACGCAATTTTTGCTACAGAAACCAGGTTCTACAATCACCAATGTGGTAGAAATGATTGAAGGGAAAGTCATGGAGTTATTGCATATCTGTGAGCAATTGATCGTTACATTAAAATCGGGCGAAACACAAAGCGAGTTAGCGTGGGTGACTTCTCGCTATACGAATCGAGTACAACGGTTAAAGCGGGCAGAGGAGATGTAG
- the ndk gene encoding nucleoside-diphosphate kinase, producing the protein MEKTFIMVKPDGVQRNLVGEIVARFEKKGFALVGAKLMNVCREKAEEHYAEHKERPFFGELVDFITSGPVFAMVWEGDKVISTARNMMGKTNPADAAPGTIRGDYAVSVGMNIIHGSDSAESAEREIGLWFSKDEIVSVEKTIARWI; encoded by the coding sequence ATGGAAAAAACTTTTATCATGGTAAAGCCAGACGGCGTACAACGTAATCTAGTAGGAGAGATCGTTGCACGTTTTGAGAAAAAAGGCTTTGCTTTGGTTGGCGCTAAACTAATGAATGTGTGCCGTGAAAAAGCGGAGGAGCATTATGCTGAACATAAAGAGCGTCCTTTCTTTGGTGAATTGGTAGATTTCATCACTTCCGGTCCAGTATTTGCAATGGTATGGGAAGGCGACAAGGTTATTAGTACTGCTCGTAACATGATGGGAAAAACAAACCCAGCTGATGCAGCACCTGGTACAATCCGTGGTGATTATGCAGTATCTGTAGGCATGAATATCATTCACGGTTCTGATTCTGCTGAAAGTGCAGAACGTGAAATTGGTCTTTGGTTCTCGAAGGATGAAATCGTTTCCGTAGAAAAAACGATCGCTCGTTGGATCTAA
- a CDS encoding polyprenyl synthetase family protein: protein MNLVDIYMQVKSDVTYIERELERAIKPESRELYQSSTHLLKAGGKRIRPVFVLLAGKFGDYSVQNLSQVAVPLELIHMATLVHDDVVDDANKRRGKDTVRTKWDNRVAMYSGNYILARALSIVTQLSNPEIHQILSKAIVEMCKGEIEQVRDLGNWNQGLRNYLRRIKRKTALLIAISCQLGAVATNASADVVRRMYHFGYNVGMAFQITDDILDFTGTEKQLGKPAGSDLRQGNVTLPALFSAYQGSTKDIFQEWMRTGEINSRIEQAIPLIHQGEGIAYSQALAERYIDRAKQALADLPASPTKKSLMQIADYIGGRKF, encoded by the coding sequence ATGAATCTGGTCGATATCTATATGCAAGTAAAAAGTGATGTAACATATATCGAACGAGAACTGGAACGGGCCATTAAACCAGAGTCTCGTGAACTCTACCAATCTTCTACCCATCTTCTAAAGGCAGGTGGAAAGCGAATCCGCCCTGTCTTTGTGTTGCTAGCGGGTAAATTTGGAGATTATAGTGTGCAAAATTTATCTCAAGTAGCTGTACCGCTTGAGCTTATTCATATGGCCACACTTGTTCACGACGATGTGGTGGATGATGCAAACAAACGTCGAGGCAAAGACACCGTACGTACGAAATGGGACAACCGGGTGGCGATGTATTCCGGGAACTACATACTAGCAAGGGCATTAAGTATTGTGACGCAATTATCTAATCCAGAGATTCATCAAATTCTCTCTAAAGCAATTGTGGAGATGTGTAAAGGGGAGATTGAGCAAGTCCGCGATTTAGGAAATTGGAATCAGGGATTGCGTAATTATTTGCGTCGGATCAAACGCAAAACCGCTCTTTTAATTGCAATTAGCTGTCAACTTGGTGCTGTTGCAACTAATGCTTCGGCAGATGTGGTGCGTCGTATGTATCATTTTGGCTATAATGTAGGAATGGCTTTTCAAATCACAGATGATATCTTAGATTTTACAGGAACAGAAAAACAACTAGGCAAGCCGGCAGGAAGTGACTTACGTCAAGGAAACGTCACTTTGCCAGCTCTTTTTAGTGCTTATCAGGGCAGTACAAAGGATATCTTTCAAGAGTGGATGCGTACGGGTGAAATCAACTCCCGTATTGAACAAGCAATTCCTCTGATCCATCAAGGAGAAGGGATTGCTTATTCACAAGCGTTGGCTGAACGCTACATCGATAGAGCTAAACAAGCATTAGCAGATTTGCCTGCATCACCGACAAAAAAATCATTGATGCAAATTGCTGATTATATTGGTGGACGTAAATTTTAG
- the aroC gene encoding chorismate synthase, whose amino-acid sequence MRYITAGESHGPQLTAIIEGIPSNLPFSFDEINKQLHRRQKGHGRGRRMQIEKDTVQVVSGVRHGYTTGAPVTLIVENNDWTHWQKIMSAAPVPEEDEARRRVSRPRPGHADLNGAIKYHQRDMRNILERSSARETTMRVAVGAVARQLLSQFGIRVAGHVKRIGQVVAEEREVSLDELMQITEDSPVRCIDPVAEKKMMELIDRAKEEGDSLGGIVEVIVEGVPIGLGSYVQWDRKLDARLAQAIMSIQAFKGVEIGIGFEAAGLPGSQVHDEIEWTEGKGYSRKTNRAGGLEGSMTTGMPIVVRGIMKPIPTLYKPLMSVDIDTKEPFAATIERSDSCAVPAASVVAEAVVAWEIARAMCEKFPSDALDDMVANVEEYRAYTERF is encoded by the coding sequence GTGAGATATATAACCGCAGGAGAGTCACACGGACCACAATTAACAGCAATTATTGAAGGAATTCCCAGCAATCTCCCCTTTTCATTTGACGAAATAAACAAACAATTACATCGTCGTCAAAAAGGTCATGGTCGAGGTCGCCGGATGCAGATCGAGAAAGATACTGTTCAGGTCGTATCTGGTGTTCGTCATGGTTACACAACGGGGGCTCCTGTTACGTTGATTGTTGAGAATAATGACTGGACCCACTGGCAAAAAATTATGAGTGCTGCACCTGTGCCAGAAGAGGATGAAGCACGTCGTCGTGTATCGCGTCCACGTCCTGGTCATGCTGACTTGAATGGGGCTATTAAATATCACCAGAGGGATATGAGAAATATCCTGGAGCGCTCTAGTGCGAGGGAAACAACAATGCGGGTAGCCGTAGGTGCTGTGGCACGTCAATTATTATCCCAATTTGGAATTCGTGTAGCTGGTCATGTTAAGAGAATCGGGCAGGTGGTGGCCGAAGAACGTGAAGTATCCTTAGATGAGCTAATGCAAATTACTGAGGATTCGCCTGTACGCTGCATTGACCCTGTTGCAGAGAAAAAAATGATGGAGCTTATTGATCGCGCTAAAGAAGAAGGCGATTCTTTAGGTGGAATTGTAGAAGTGATTGTGGAAGGTGTACCTATTGGTTTAGGTAGTTATGTGCAATGGGATCGCAAGCTGGATGCAAGATTAGCTCAAGCCATTATGAGTATTCAAGCGTTTAAGGGAGTAGAGATCGGAATTGGTTTTGAGGCGGCAGGCTTGCCGGGTTCCCAGGTACACGATGAGATTGAATGGACGGAAGGTAAAGGCTACAGTCGTAAAACGAATCGGGCAGGTGGTTTGGAGGGAAGTATGACCACTGGAATGCCAATCGTGGTGCGTGGAATAATGAAGCCTATCCCTACTTTATATAAACCGTTAATGAGTGTAGATATCGATACCAAAGAGCCATTTGCAGCCACTATTGAACGTTCAGATAGCTGTGCTGTACCAGCTGCAAGTGTAGTCGCTGAAGCGGTCGTCGCTTGGGAAATTGCTCGTGCAATGTGTGAGAAATTCCCGTCAGATGCTTTAGATGATATGGTGGCAAATGTAGAAGAATATCGAGCTTATACGGAGAGATTCTAA
- a CDS encoding UbiX family flavin prenyltransferase: protein MKKMKLGVGITGASGAKYGIRLVEELLRAGHTVHLMITEAGWQVFHDELDFAPTVDERETFLLEYFEKYSEGELHYWTLRDFNCPMASGSYKSDGMIIVPCSMGTLSGIAHGASGNLLERCADVMIKEGRKLVLVPRETPFNALHLENMLKLSRIGVKILPAMPGFYQRPQTLDDLVNFVVGKALDQLDVENHLFTRWGEGHE, encoded by the coding sequence ATGAAAAAGATGAAGCTAGGCGTAGGCATAACAGGAGCAAGTGGTGCCAAATATGGGATTCGACTAGTTGAAGAATTGCTGAGAGCTGGGCATACGGTTCATTTGATGATAACAGAAGCTGGTTGGCAGGTCTTTCATGATGAATTGGATTTTGCACCTACTGTAGATGAACGTGAGACGTTTTTATTGGAGTATTTTGAGAAATATTCCGAAGGTGAGCTACATTATTGGACGTTACGAGATTTTAATTGTCCAATGGCGAGTGGTTCTTACAAAAGCGATGGGATGATCATTGTTCCATGTTCGATGGGGACGCTCTCTGGTATTGCTCACGGGGCTTCTGGCAATTTATTAGAACGTTGTGCAGATGTAATGATTAAAGAGGGACGTAAGCTGGTGCTGGTCCCGCGTGAAACACCCTTTAACGCGCTGCATCTAGAAAATATGCTGAAACTAAGCCGTATCGGGGTAAAGATTCTCCCTGCGATGCCTGGTTTCTATCAACGCCCGCAAACACTTGATGACCTAGTGAATTTCGTGGTTGGCAAAGCACTTGACCAGCTTGATGTAGAAAATCATTTGTTTACGAGATGGGGAGAGGGCCATGAGTAA
- a CDS encoding UbiA-like polyprenyltransferase, with product MVFSKVKIILEMIKFEHSIFALPFAFIGAVLGNIIIEGTWPTWGEIFWVTIAMVAARSAAMSLNRLIDRVIDAKNPRTAKRAIPAGLLSVAEVLVFIIVSFLVLFVAASQLNPLAVKLLPLAVFVLVLYSYCKRFTWLCHFILGVALGFGPLGGWIATTGQVNGTAMLLFFTVMIWTAGFDIIYACQDTEFDVKEGLYSIPSRFGIKNALIIARFCHLLTILGLLLMYMTTNLSVWFLIGIIAGAAILFYEHSQVKHNDLSKIEIAFFAMNGIFSVVICCFTVLDLVIL from the coding sequence ATGGTGTTTAGTAAAGTGAAAATCATTCTCGAAATGATTAAATTTGAACATAGTATTTTTGCGCTGCCTTTTGCTTTTATTGGGGCAGTACTAGGAAATATAATTATAGAAGGTACATGGCCTACCTGGGGGGAGATCTTCTGGGTTACGATAGCGATGGTAGCGGCAAGAAGCGCAGCTATGTCACTAAATCGTTTGATTGACCGTGTCATTGATGCCAAAAATCCACGAACAGCGAAGCGTGCTATTCCGGCAGGTCTGTTATCTGTTGCTGAAGTCCTTGTTTTTATCATTGTTTCTTTCTTGGTTCTATTCGTTGCTGCATCGCAATTAAATCCTTTAGCGGTTAAGCTTTTACCACTTGCGGTCTTTGTATTAGTCTTATATTCCTATTGCAAACGTTTTACATGGCTTTGCCATTTTATCTTAGGCGTAGCGCTTGGATTTGGACCATTGGGTGGTTGGATTGCAACCACAGGTCAAGTAAATGGGACTGCGATGCTACTGTTCTTTACAGTAATGATCTGGACAGCTGGTTTTGATATTATCTATGCTTGTCAGGATACAGAGTTTGATGTCAAGGAAGGGCTGTACTCCATCCCTAGTCGGTTCGGAATTAAGAATGCACTAATAATTGCTCGCTTTTGTCATTTATTGACCATTCTTGGTCTCCTACTGATGTATATGACGACTAACCTATCCGTATGGTTTCTCATAGGGATTATTGCTGGGGCAGCGATTTTATTCTATGAACACAGTCAAGTTAAACATAATGACCTGTCTAAAATTGAAATTGCTTTCTTTGCAATGAATGGAATTTTTAGCGTAGTCATTTGTTGCTTCACTGTTCTGGATCTGGTGATTCTATGA